Proteins co-encoded in one Ziziphus jujuba cultivar Dongzao chromosome 9, ASM3175591v1 genomic window:
- the LOC107426452 gene encoding tetraspanin-18 isoform X1: MRRNWNCCHISLAFVLKFLNFLQAFIGVSIILYSVWMLDQWENHIPISPPPSAPSPDSSSLSLFFHSESAAVSDQITVDLVSGFDGTLGLTLLSFKLPAPWFIYSFMGVGILLCCVTFIGCIAAEAINGCCLCFYTLLMTVIIILEAALVAFIAIDHRWEKDLPFDPTGELQSLRSFIEANVDICKWVGITVLVIQALSLLLAIVLRGMVSTRRVDYNGEDDYDGRAATREPLLNPQSSQASGSTKVDGRGTHSDVWSTRIRDKVFCSEELSEANKYGLNSAERYGSLDQNASKSMKSNQ; this comes from the exons ATGCGGCGGAATTGGAATTGTTGCCACATATCATTAGCATTTGTTCTGAAATTCTTGAATTTCCTTCAAGCATTCATAGGGGTCTCCATCATACTCTACTCCGTATGGATGCTGGATCAGTGGGAAAACCACATACCCATTTCCCCACCACCTTCCGCTCCTTCCCCTGATTCTTCCTCTCTGTCCCTCTTTTTCCACTCTGAATCCGCTGCTGTTTCCGATCAGATCACCGTCGATTTGGTTTCTGGATTCGATGGCACTCTCGGCCTTACCCTCCTTTCCTTCAAGCTTCCGGCTCCTTG GTTCATCTACTCTTTCATGGGGGTGGGCATTTTGTTGTGTTGCGTTACTTTCATAGGTTGCATTGCAGCTGAAGCAATTAATGGTTGCTGTCTCTGTTTC TATACTCTGCTGATGACTGTAATCATTATATTAGAAGCAGCTTTGGTGGCATTCATTGCAATTGATCATCGTTGGGAAAag GATCTTCCCTTTGACCCAACTGGTGAACTTCAGAGTCTTCGATCCTTCATTGAAGCCAACGTTGACATTTGTAAGTGGGTTGGTATCACCGTCCTTGTAATACAG GCATTATCACTTCTGTTAGCAATTGTTCTGAGGGGCATGGTTTCTACTAGGAGAGTTGACTACAATGGTGAAGATGATTACGATGGTAGGGCTGCAACTAGGGAGCCATTGCTTAACCCACAATCAAGCCAAGCATCTGGATCAACCAAGGTTGATGGCAGGGGGACTCACTCTGACGTTTGGAGCACACGGATAAGAGATAAGGTATTTTGTTCAGAAGAGTTGTCGGAGGCTAATAAA TATGGATTAAACTCCGCTGAAAGATACGGTTCTCTGGATCAGAATGCCTCAAAAAGTATGAAATCCAACCAGTGA
- the LOC107426464 gene encoding uncharacterized protein LOC107426464 isoform X1 has product MTSSGVKMNGIQRRKCQNVEEPFPGCLGRMVNLFDLNTGITGNRLLTDKPHHDGFTHSRSRSDVGRMGSPFGDKMEDKLMVSEFKKTSSNKKANGTPMKMLIDQEMSKEINSKNNPPNVVAKLMGLDAFPRQQPHSSIQISHTNSYSRSTSDLSGLPSGCWQQEDVFSERRMQFEVHQCPENNEYKDVYEVWQQPQNPSYGRDESPQKGKYNEYLNDKKMALVRQKFVEAKRLATDEKLRQSKEFQDALEVLSSNGELFLKFLQEPNSLFSQHLYDLQSIPPPPETKRITVLRPSKMVDNSTFSVSGQMNDKKIKKPAQMSQGAVWDKSPGHSPMFTSPNADECPTQPTRIVVLKPSPGKTHDIKAVVSSTTLSPRILHGENLYEELEDEETRESREVAKVITQKMHDNLMGHRRDETLLSSVFSNGYTGDESSFNKSENEYAAENLSDSEVMSPSSRHSWDYINRFGSPFSSSSFSRASCSPESSVCREAKKRLSERWAMMASNGNSQEQRHVRRSSSTLGEMLALSDMKKAVRSEDEGGNREQEPRDLVSCLTGNPNNEEGMGDSPRNLVRSKSVPVSSTVYGARLNVEVSDSAAGKTDVSKELTKAKSMKSSLRGKVSSLFFSRNKKSSREKSGASQSKDESQAASAGTLRSKLPPSKISDAAPPCASESGLEECFSPVPCVSSGKASPDLTNIGLKQGIVSREAGLSLMKPMIPRNATENQDQPSPISVLEPSFEEDDITRESSSYVKPDDQRSLVPLKSNLIDKSPPIGSIARTLSWDDSCAETATPYQLRSSLVSTGAKEEEKDWLALVQSLLSAAGLNDGVRCDSFFSRWHSLNSPLDPSLRDKYANVNGKETMQMHEGKRRQLRSSRKLVFDCVNAALADCTGYGSDTSVRSTSCGGPHERLMEGDSPLLEDLLWARMKEWFSSEVRCVSGDEGDSNSLVVEGVVRKEVVGKGWAEQMSLEIDNLGAEIEGKLLQELVEEAVVDLTGRI; this is encoded by the exons ATGACCTCATCAG GTGTTAAAATGAATGGGATTCAGCGCAGGAAATGTCAAAACGTGGAGGAACCTTTCCCAGGATGCTTGGGAAGAATGGTAAACCTCTTTGATTTGAATACGGGGATTACTGGAAACAGGCTGCTAACAGATAAACCCCACCATGATG GGTTTACACACTCAAGGAGCCGATCGGATGTGGGAAGGATGGGTTCTCCCTTTGGCGATAAGATGGAGGATAAACTG ATGGTGTCTGAGTTCAAGAAGACTTCATCAAACAAGAAAGCAAATGGAACACCCATGAAGATGCTCATAGACCAAGAAAtgtcaaaagaaataaattctaaaaataaccCACCCAATGTTGTTGCCAAGTTGATGGGGCTTGATGCCTTCCCACGTCAGCAGCCTCATTCATCTATCCAAATAAGCCATACAAACAGTTATTCAAGATCTACTTCTGATCTTTCAGGATTACCTTCAGGATGTTGGCAGCAAGAAGATGTGTTTTCAGAAAGGAGAATGCAATTTGAAGTACATCAGTGTCCAGAGAATAATGAATACAAAGATGTTTATGAAGTCTGGCAGCAACCTCAGAACCCAAGTTATGGAAGAGACGAGTCACCACAGAAGGGAAAGTATAATGAATATTTAAATGACAAAAAGATGGCCCTTGTTCGCCAGAAGTTTGTGGAAGCAAAACGCCTAGCTACTGATGAGAAGCTACGCCAGTCCAAGGAATTTCAAGATGCATTGGAAGTTCTAAGTTCCAATGGAGAGTTATTCCTTAAGTTTTTGCAAGAACCAAATTCCTTGTTTTCTCAGCATTTATATGACTTACAATCAATTCCCCCTCCTCCAGAGACCAAGAGAATCACTGTTCTGAGACCCTCAAAGATGGTTGATAACAGCACGTTTTCTGTATCAGGCCAGATGAAtgataaaaagataaagaaaccaGCCCAGATGAGTCAAGGAGCTGTATGGGACAAAAGCCCTGGACATTCTCCTATGTTTACTAGTCCGAATGCTGATGAATGTCCTACTCAACCTACTCGAATTGTGGTATTAAAGCCTAGCCCTGGGAAGACTCATGACATTAAGGCTGTTGTTTCTTCAACTACCTTATCGCCAAGAATATTACACGGAGAAAACTTGTATGaggaacttgaagatgaagaaacACGAGAATCAAGGGAAGTGGCAAAAGTGATCACGCAGAAGATGCATGATAATCTGATGGGTCACAGAAGGGATGAAACCTTGCTTTCTTCTGTGTTTTCTAATGGTTATACAGGTGATGAGAGTTCATTTAACAAATCAGAAAATGAGTATGCTGCAGAAAATCTCAGTGATTCAGAAGTCATGTCACCGTCATCTAGGCATTCATGGGATTATATCAATAGGTTTGGCAGccctttctcttcttcttccttcagcCGTGCATCATGTTCTCCCGAGTCATCAGTGTGCAGAGAAGCAAAGAAGAGACTTTCTGAAAGATGGGCCATGATGGCATCAAATGGGAATTCTCAGGAACAAAGACATGTCCGGAGAAGCTCAAGTACATTAGGTGAAATGCTTGCTCTTTCAGACATGAAGAAGGCAGTAAGGTCTGAGGATGAAGGTGGTAATAGGGAACAAGAACCAAGGGACTTGGTTTCATGTTTGACTGGGAACCCGAACAATGAAGAAGGTATGGGTGATTCTCCAAGAAATCTTGTGAGGTCAAAATCTGTACCTGTATCATCTACGGTGTATGGTGCCAGGCTCAATGTTGAAGTTTCAGATTCCGCAGCTGGCAAGACAGATGTTTCCAAGGAGCTGACTAAGGCAAAGAGCATGAAATCATCACTGAGGGGTAAAGTTTCGAGTTTATTTTTCTCCCGGAATAAGAAATCAAGTCGAGAAAAATCTGGTGCATCTCAATCCAAAGATGAATCTCAAGCTGCCTCTGCTGGCACTTTGAGGTCTAAACTTCCTCCCAGTAAGATTAGTGATGCTGCACCTCCTTGTGCTAGTGAGAGTGGCCTTGAAGAGTGTTTTTCTCCTGTTCCATGTGTATCGTCAGGCAAAGCATCTCCAGATTTAACCAACATTGGCCTTAAACAAGGCATAGTTTCACGGGAG GCTGGGTTGTCCCTTATGAAGCCTATGATTCCTAGGAATGCAACTGAGAATCAGGACCAGCCAAGTCCAATCTCAGTTTTAGAACCATCATTTGAAGAGGATGACATAACTCGGGAATCCTCCAGTTATGTAAAGCCAGATGACCAAA GAAGTCTAGTGCCTCTGAAGTCTAATTTGATTGACAAATCACCACCTATAGGATCAATCGCACGAACCCTATCATGGGATGATTCTTGTGCAGAGACGGCTACACCCTATCAATTAAGATCCTCCTTAGTATCCACAGGCgctaaggaagaagaaaaggactGGCTTGCTTTGGTCCAGTCTCTTTTATCAGCTGCTGGCCTCAATGATGGGGTTCGATGTGACTCATTTTTCTCAAGATGGCATTCACTGAACAGTCCGTTAGACCCATCTTTGAGAGATAAATACGCCAACGTTAATGGCAAAGAGACAATGCAAATGCATGAAGGCAAGCGAAGGCAATTAAGATCAAGCCGTAAGCTTGTGTTTGACTGTGTGAATGCAGCGTTAGCAGACTGCACTGGTTATGGGTCTGACACGAGTGTCAGGTCCACGTCCTGTGGTGGGCCCCATGAGAGGCTTATGGAGGGTGATTCGCCCTTATTGGAGGACCTTCTGTGGGCCCGAATGAAGGAATGGTTTTCTAGTGAGGTGAGATGTGTCTCAGGGGATGAGGGGGACAGTAACAGCCTGGTGGTGGAGGGTGTTGTAAGGAAAGAGGTGGTGGGGAAAGGGTGGGCTGAGCAAATGAGCTTGGAAATAGATAATTTAGGAGCCGAAATAGAAGGGAAATTGCTACAAGAGCTCGTGGAAGAAGCTGTGGTTGATTTGACAGGTAGGATCTGA
- the LOC107426452 gene encoding tetraspanin-18 isoform X2: MRRNWNCCHISLAFVLKFLNFLQAFIGVSIILYSVWMLDQWENHIPISPPPSAPSPDSSSLSLFFHSESAAVSDQITVDLVSGFDGTLGLTLLSFKLPAPWFIYSFMGVGILLCCVTFIGCIAAEAINGCCLCFYTLLMTVIIILEAALVAFIAIDHRWEKDLPFDPTGELQSLRSFIEANVDICKWVGITVLVIQALSLLLAIVLRGMVSTRRVDYNGEDDYDGRAATREPLLNPQSSQASGSTKVDGRGTHSDVWSTRIRDKYGLNSAERYGSLDQNASKSMKSNQ, from the exons ATGCGGCGGAATTGGAATTGTTGCCACATATCATTAGCATTTGTTCTGAAATTCTTGAATTTCCTTCAAGCATTCATAGGGGTCTCCATCATACTCTACTCCGTATGGATGCTGGATCAGTGGGAAAACCACATACCCATTTCCCCACCACCTTCCGCTCCTTCCCCTGATTCTTCCTCTCTGTCCCTCTTTTTCCACTCTGAATCCGCTGCTGTTTCCGATCAGATCACCGTCGATTTGGTTTCTGGATTCGATGGCACTCTCGGCCTTACCCTCCTTTCCTTCAAGCTTCCGGCTCCTTG GTTCATCTACTCTTTCATGGGGGTGGGCATTTTGTTGTGTTGCGTTACTTTCATAGGTTGCATTGCAGCTGAAGCAATTAATGGTTGCTGTCTCTGTTTC TATACTCTGCTGATGACTGTAATCATTATATTAGAAGCAGCTTTGGTGGCATTCATTGCAATTGATCATCGTTGGGAAAag GATCTTCCCTTTGACCCAACTGGTGAACTTCAGAGTCTTCGATCCTTCATTGAAGCCAACGTTGACATTTGTAAGTGGGTTGGTATCACCGTCCTTGTAATACAG GCATTATCACTTCTGTTAGCAATTGTTCTGAGGGGCATGGTTTCTACTAGGAGAGTTGACTACAATGGTGAAGATGATTACGATGGTAGGGCTGCAACTAGGGAGCCATTGCTTAACCCACAATCAAGCCAAGCATCTGGATCAACCAAGGTTGATGGCAGGGGGACTCACTCTGACGTTTGGAGCACACGGATAAGAGATAAG TATGGATTAAACTCCGCTGAAAGATACGGTTCTCTGGATCAGAATGCCTCAAAAAGTATGAAATCCAACCAGTGA
- the LOC107426464 gene encoding uncharacterized protein LOC107426464 isoform X2, whose product MNGIQRRKCQNVEEPFPGCLGRMVNLFDLNTGITGNRLLTDKPHHDGFTHSRSRSDVGRMGSPFGDKMEDKLMVSEFKKTSSNKKANGTPMKMLIDQEMSKEINSKNNPPNVVAKLMGLDAFPRQQPHSSIQISHTNSYSRSTSDLSGLPSGCWQQEDVFSERRMQFEVHQCPENNEYKDVYEVWQQPQNPSYGRDESPQKGKYNEYLNDKKMALVRQKFVEAKRLATDEKLRQSKEFQDALEVLSSNGELFLKFLQEPNSLFSQHLYDLQSIPPPPETKRITVLRPSKMVDNSTFSVSGQMNDKKIKKPAQMSQGAVWDKSPGHSPMFTSPNADECPTQPTRIVVLKPSPGKTHDIKAVVSSTTLSPRILHGENLYEELEDEETRESREVAKVITQKMHDNLMGHRRDETLLSSVFSNGYTGDESSFNKSENEYAAENLSDSEVMSPSSRHSWDYINRFGSPFSSSSFSRASCSPESSVCREAKKRLSERWAMMASNGNSQEQRHVRRSSSTLGEMLALSDMKKAVRSEDEGGNREQEPRDLVSCLTGNPNNEEGMGDSPRNLVRSKSVPVSSTVYGARLNVEVSDSAAGKTDVSKELTKAKSMKSSLRGKVSSLFFSRNKKSSREKSGASQSKDESQAASAGTLRSKLPPSKISDAAPPCASESGLEECFSPVPCVSSGKASPDLTNIGLKQGIVSREAGLSLMKPMIPRNATENQDQPSPISVLEPSFEEDDITRESSSYVKPDDQRSLVPLKSNLIDKSPPIGSIARTLSWDDSCAETATPYQLRSSLVSTGAKEEEKDWLALVQSLLSAAGLNDGVRCDSFFSRWHSLNSPLDPSLRDKYANVNGKETMQMHEGKRRQLRSSRKLVFDCVNAALADCTGYGSDTSVRSTSCGGPHERLMEGDSPLLEDLLWARMKEWFSSEVRCVSGDEGDSNSLVVEGVVRKEVVGKGWAEQMSLEIDNLGAEIEGKLLQELVEEAVVDLTGRI is encoded by the exons ATGAATGGGATTCAGCGCAGGAAATGTCAAAACGTGGAGGAACCTTTCCCAGGATGCTTGGGAAGAATGGTAAACCTCTTTGATTTGAATACGGGGATTACTGGAAACAGGCTGCTAACAGATAAACCCCACCATGATG GGTTTACACACTCAAGGAGCCGATCGGATGTGGGAAGGATGGGTTCTCCCTTTGGCGATAAGATGGAGGATAAACTG ATGGTGTCTGAGTTCAAGAAGACTTCATCAAACAAGAAAGCAAATGGAACACCCATGAAGATGCTCATAGACCAAGAAAtgtcaaaagaaataaattctaaaaataaccCACCCAATGTTGTTGCCAAGTTGATGGGGCTTGATGCCTTCCCACGTCAGCAGCCTCATTCATCTATCCAAATAAGCCATACAAACAGTTATTCAAGATCTACTTCTGATCTTTCAGGATTACCTTCAGGATGTTGGCAGCAAGAAGATGTGTTTTCAGAAAGGAGAATGCAATTTGAAGTACATCAGTGTCCAGAGAATAATGAATACAAAGATGTTTATGAAGTCTGGCAGCAACCTCAGAACCCAAGTTATGGAAGAGACGAGTCACCACAGAAGGGAAAGTATAATGAATATTTAAATGACAAAAAGATGGCCCTTGTTCGCCAGAAGTTTGTGGAAGCAAAACGCCTAGCTACTGATGAGAAGCTACGCCAGTCCAAGGAATTTCAAGATGCATTGGAAGTTCTAAGTTCCAATGGAGAGTTATTCCTTAAGTTTTTGCAAGAACCAAATTCCTTGTTTTCTCAGCATTTATATGACTTACAATCAATTCCCCCTCCTCCAGAGACCAAGAGAATCACTGTTCTGAGACCCTCAAAGATGGTTGATAACAGCACGTTTTCTGTATCAGGCCAGATGAAtgataaaaagataaagaaaccaGCCCAGATGAGTCAAGGAGCTGTATGGGACAAAAGCCCTGGACATTCTCCTATGTTTACTAGTCCGAATGCTGATGAATGTCCTACTCAACCTACTCGAATTGTGGTATTAAAGCCTAGCCCTGGGAAGACTCATGACATTAAGGCTGTTGTTTCTTCAACTACCTTATCGCCAAGAATATTACACGGAGAAAACTTGTATGaggaacttgaagatgaagaaacACGAGAATCAAGGGAAGTGGCAAAAGTGATCACGCAGAAGATGCATGATAATCTGATGGGTCACAGAAGGGATGAAACCTTGCTTTCTTCTGTGTTTTCTAATGGTTATACAGGTGATGAGAGTTCATTTAACAAATCAGAAAATGAGTATGCTGCAGAAAATCTCAGTGATTCAGAAGTCATGTCACCGTCATCTAGGCATTCATGGGATTATATCAATAGGTTTGGCAGccctttctcttcttcttccttcagcCGTGCATCATGTTCTCCCGAGTCATCAGTGTGCAGAGAAGCAAAGAAGAGACTTTCTGAAAGATGGGCCATGATGGCATCAAATGGGAATTCTCAGGAACAAAGACATGTCCGGAGAAGCTCAAGTACATTAGGTGAAATGCTTGCTCTTTCAGACATGAAGAAGGCAGTAAGGTCTGAGGATGAAGGTGGTAATAGGGAACAAGAACCAAGGGACTTGGTTTCATGTTTGACTGGGAACCCGAACAATGAAGAAGGTATGGGTGATTCTCCAAGAAATCTTGTGAGGTCAAAATCTGTACCTGTATCATCTACGGTGTATGGTGCCAGGCTCAATGTTGAAGTTTCAGATTCCGCAGCTGGCAAGACAGATGTTTCCAAGGAGCTGACTAAGGCAAAGAGCATGAAATCATCACTGAGGGGTAAAGTTTCGAGTTTATTTTTCTCCCGGAATAAGAAATCAAGTCGAGAAAAATCTGGTGCATCTCAATCCAAAGATGAATCTCAAGCTGCCTCTGCTGGCACTTTGAGGTCTAAACTTCCTCCCAGTAAGATTAGTGATGCTGCACCTCCTTGTGCTAGTGAGAGTGGCCTTGAAGAGTGTTTTTCTCCTGTTCCATGTGTATCGTCAGGCAAAGCATCTCCAGATTTAACCAACATTGGCCTTAAACAAGGCATAGTTTCACGGGAG GCTGGGTTGTCCCTTATGAAGCCTATGATTCCTAGGAATGCAACTGAGAATCAGGACCAGCCAAGTCCAATCTCAGTTTTAGAACCATCATTTGAAGAGGATGACATAACTCGGGAATCCTCCAGTTATGTAAAGCCAGATGACCAAA GAAGTCTAGTGCCTCTGAAGTCTAATTTGATTGACAAATCACCACCTATAGGATCAATCGCACGAACCCTATCATGGGATGATTCTTGTGCAGAGACGGCTACACCCTATCAATTAAGATCCTCCTTAGTATCCACAGGCgctaaggaagaagaaaaggactGGCTTGCTTTGGTCCAGTCTCTTTTATCAGCTGCTGGCCTCAATGATGGGGTTCGATGTGACTCATTTTTCTCAAGATGGCATTCACTGAACAGTCCGTTAGACCCATCTTTGAGAGATAAATACGCCAACGTTAATGGCAAAGAGACAATGCAAATGCATGAAGGCAAGCGAAGGCAATTAAGATCAAGCCGTAAGCTTGTGTTTGACTGTGTGAATGCAGCGTTAGCAGACTGCACTGGTTATGGGTCTGACACGAGTGTCAGGTCCACGTCCTGTGGTGGGCCCCATGAGAGGCTTATGGAGGGTGATTCGCCCTTATTGGAGGACCTTCTGTGGGCCCGAATGAAGGAATGGTTTTCTAGTGAGGTGAGATGTGTCTCAGGGGATGAGGGGGACAGTAACAGCCTGGTGGTGGAGGGTGTTGTAAGGAAAGAGGTGGTGGGGAAAGGGTGGGCTGAGCAAATGAGCTTGGAAATAGATAATTTAGGAGCCGAAATAGAAGGGAAATTGCTACAAGAGCTCGTGGAAGAAGCTGTGGTTGATTTGACAGGTAGGATCTGA